The segment GGAGGTGTCGGTGCAGGTGCCCCCGAACCTCTCGCCGACCCGCGAGCTGCTCGACTGCGGCGTCGACGACCTCGGCGGCGTCTCCCCCGTCACGGACGACTTCATCAACCCCGACTACGAGTGGCCCGCCCTTCGGGAACTGCGGGACATCGCCGACGAGGCCGGCGTCCCCCTCCGCGAACGCCTGCCAGTCTACGAACGCTACCTCCCGGCCGACCTTCGCTCCGACGACTTCGACGGGGAGCCCGCGCCGGGCGACGGCTGGCTCGACGACCCGGTGCTGGACGCCCTCACCGGGGACACCCCGGCGGGCCGACGCTACCGGCGCGTCCTCGACGGCGCGGCGGTCGAGCTATAGACCCCTCGTGAGCGCTCGATACGCCTCCTAGTGAGCTTCTTGCCGAATCCACCCGTGGCCACGAGTGGGATGGACGAGACCCACGACACCGACCACCCTGCCGAGACTCCGACGACCGACAGCCCGCCCGATCTCGCGATACTCCACGTGCTCGACGCCGGCCCCGCCATGCCCATCGCGGAGCTGACGAGCGCGGTCGACGCCGACCCGACGACCGTCGACCACCTCTGCCATCGCCTCCAGTGTGCAGGGTACGTACGGGCCCGAACCGACGGCTCCTACAGCATCACGGCACACGGGGAGCAGTACCTCCGGACGCTGCTCCGCCAGCGACGCATCCGACCCTGAGAACCAGCCCGCGATTCACTCCGCCGCCCTGACGACCCAGTGGCCCTCCCCCTGCCGTTCGATGACCGACGACTCGCGCATCCGAACCACGTAGCCCGTCGGGTTCGACTGGACCTCGTGGTCGGCACGGACGCTGCCGAGTTCGCCCAGCAGCTGCGCCGTGGGCGGCTTCTGTGCCGCGCCGCAGTCGTAGACGGTGAGGAGCCCGCGACCGCCGTCGCGCTCGTAGACGACGATGTGGGCGTGCTGCGGGAGCCGGTAGCGGTCCTCGCCGTCGGCGGGCGCGAGCGTGTTCATGACCGCGAGTAGAACGAGCTGGGACAAACAGTATGCGGTTCGGTCCGGGGCAGTCGCCGCGGTCCCGGTCAGTCGTCGGCCGCGAGCCCGTCGCCGCCGGCTCTCGCTCCCTCGTCCTCGCGGAGCAGCGGCGTCCCGTCGGCACACGGGCCGAGCTCCGGGCCGTACGGTGGCTCGCCGTCGACGACACGGCGCTGCTCGTAGTCCGTCGAACGCTCGACCGGGGTCCGGCCGATGGCCCGGATCATCTCCACGTACCGGTCGAACGAGCGGAACTCGCCGTACTCGCCGCCGGCGCGCTTCGTTATCTCCTCGGAGAGGATGGTACCCATGAAGTCGTCCGCGCCGCAGTTGAGCATCTTCAGCCCCTGCTCGTCGCCGTACTTCACCCACGAGGACTGCACGTGGTCGACGTTGTCGAGGTAGAGCCGGGAGACGGCGATTATCAGCTCGTCCTCGTCGTCGCTCGCGCCGCCGTCGACGACGCCGTGCTCGTAGAGCGGCGTGGACTGGTGGATGAAGGAGAGCGGGACGAACTCCGTGATCGCGCCGTCGACGCGCTCCTGCAGCTCTCGGACCTTGTCGAGGTGCAGCACCCGGTGGGCCTCGTTCTCGACGTGGCCGTACATGATGGTCGCGGTGAGCCCCAACCCGACGTTCGCGGCGGCCTCCATCGCCTCCAGCCAGTCGTCGGTCCGGATTTTCCCGGGGCAGATGACGTCCCGTACCTCGTCGACGAGGATCTCGGCGGCGGTACCCGGGACGGAGTCGAGGCCAGCGTCCTGCAGCTCGCCGTACACCTCCTCGTAGCTCCAGTCTGTGCCCCGGCGGGCGTGGTACGCCTCCTCCGGCGTCATCGAGTGCAGGTGGACGTCGCCGACGGACATCGCCGCCATCTGCTCGACGTAGGTTCCGGGGTCCGCCGTGTAGCGCTCGGGCGGCTTGTAGTTCGTCTCCTTCCAGTCCGACTCTCTGAGAATCTCGTGGTGCTCCTCGTTCAGCGCGAATCCCGGATGCAGGCCGGAGACGGAGGTGACCTCGTAGATACCGCGGTCGAGCATGGATTCGACGACCTCGCGGGACTCCTCGGGCGTCTTCGTGAACCCCGCGTGCTCCACGTCGCTGTCCGCCTCGAACGCGTGGGCGGTGTCCTTGAAGTTGCAGAACAGACAGCCGGTGTTGCAGGCCGTCGTGACGTTGTTGTTCAGGTTGGCGACGAACGTGACCTCGTCGCCGACGACCTCCGCGCGCCGTCGGTCGGCGGCCTCCAGCACCAGCTCCTTGCGGGACTGGTCGATGCCGTCGACGTCGGTGCCGGTGGTGATGAGTTCGATGCCGTCCGCGACGGCGAGTCGCTCCCCGTTCCGGGCCTTCGCCAGCGCGTTCTCGAAGGACTGGTCGGTCACGGGAACGTGCTCGTAGTCGAAGCCGTCCGTGGGCAGGTCCGCCGCGGCGTGCTCGGACGAGTCGGCCATTGTGTTGGAGTCGCGTTTGACTCCCAAAAGGGTAGTGGAACCGGCCGTTAGTCGTGTTCGTCTGGTCGAGACC is part of the Haloarchaeobius litoreus genome and harbors:
- a CDS encoding MarR family winged helix-turn-helix transcriptional regulator, producing the protein MDETHDTDHPAETPTTDSPPDLAILHVLDAGPAMPIAELTSAVDADPTTVDHLCHRLQCAGYVRARTDGSYSITAHGEQYLRTLLRQRRIRP
- the cofH gene encoding 7,8-didemethyl-8-hydroxy-5-deazariboflavin synthase subunit CofH, with product MADSSEHAAADLPTDGFDYEHVPVTDQSFENALAKARNGERLAVADGIELITTGTDVDGIDQSRKELVLEAADRRRAEVVGDEVTFVANLNNNVTTACNTGCLFCNFKDTAHAFEADSDVEHAGFTKTPEESREVVESMLDRGIYEVTSVSGLHPGFALNEEHHEILRESDWKETNYKPPERYTADPGTYVEQMAAMSVGDVHLHSMTPEEAYHARRGTDWSYEEVYGELQDAGLDSVPGTAAEILVDEVRDVICPGKIRTDDWLEAMEAAANVGLGLTATIMYGHVENEAHRVLHLDKVRELQERVDGAITEFVPLSFIHQSTPLYEHGVVDGGASDDEDELIIAVSRLYLDNVDHVQSSWVKYGDEQGLKMLNCGADDFMGTILSEEITKRAGGEYGEFRSFDRYVEMIRAIGRTPVERSTDYEQRRVVDGEPPYGPELGPCADGTPLLREDEGARAGGDGLAADD